The sequence TGCTCGTACAATGGGTAAAGCTATGGCGCAATTAAAAAATGCTACCAATGATATTAAAAGCGAGATTCAAAAAGGAGCTGAGGCAAACGGACTTGATACAAAATCTCTTAACAGTATAACAGGCAATATCAACGCTCAAATCGACGAAGCAAAATCGAATATTTTAGGAGATTCAGGGAATCTTTTAGGAGATACAGCTACAGAAATTGACAAAGTAAAAGAAGATATTGATTCACTTTCAGGACCTATAAAACGTCAAATGTAATATGCTTGAAAAAATACAAGAATTAGATACAAATCTCTTTGTGTATCTGAATGGTTTGGGTTCTGAAACATACGATAAACTTTGGCTGATAATCACCAGTCAGTTGAATTGGACACCTCTTTTTTTATTGATGTTTTATCTTATTTATAAAAAAATAGGAGGGAAACAAACCTTGTATTTATTGCTTTTTATAGCGGTTTTGATTGCTTTTACAGATCAGACTTGCAATTTGTTCAAACATACTTTTCAGCGCTTGCGCCCGTGTAATAATCCTGAATTAAAATCGATTATTCGTATTGTTCAGGTGAGGACATCTTATAGTTTTTTCTCTGGACACGCTGCTAATACAATGGCCGTTGCAACTTTTTTATTCTTGGTTTTAAAAAGCCGTTTCAAGTATTTAGGATTCATCTTTTTATGGCCATTAATTTTTGCTTACAGTCGCATTTATTTAGGATTGCATTATCCAGGTGATATTTTGGCTGGATATTTCTTTGGAGCTCTTTTTGGATCTTTGGTTTATTTATTATACAGAAAATTAAAACCACAATATTTTCCGGGATAAAAAAGATTCTAAGCTTTTAAGATACTGAGTTTCTAAGTTCTTTTTTTTGGAAAATAAAAATGTAAACTTTAATTAAGAATTGTTTTCTCGCTCCATTCCAATCCAATTGGAAGTTGCTCTCTGCTAAATTCAATATGAATAACTCTCCTTCTTTCATTGTTTGTAGTTTTGTTTGAAGCATGAAATAATAAAGGTTTCATAATCATTATGCCACCTTTTTCAACTTCGCAAATAGTTTCTTTTTTATTTTCGAAATCAAGGTTTTCAATTCTCAAAATTCCTTTTGAATGAGAATTATTGATGACTTTTAAAGCGCCATTTTCTTTGGTCGTTTTGTCAATATGAATTCTGATAGTGAAATTATTTTCTAAAACTTCTGTTGGTGGCTGTACGGCAAATTGATTTTGTTTTACGGTCCAATTTTCGAAATTTTCAGCCTCAATTTTTTGATTGACAGAAATAGTCAAATCTTGATGATAGGATACAAACCAATTTGATTTTTCTGGTTTGTCAAAATAAATGGATTTGGTTATAAAGTATCCTTTTCCAAAATTAGATTTGATAATTTCTTTTAAATTTTGATTAAAAATAAAATCTAAGGTTTCAGGTATTTCTTTGTGGAATTGTCTTATAGCAAATAAGTCCTGAGATTTCCTAAAAGTGGCATTTTCAGAATCGTTTTTGGTTGCATTTTCAATTATTGAAATCAGATTTTCGATTTCATTTTCAGTAAAAACAT comes from Flavobacterium sp. KACC 22761 and encodes:
- a CDS encoding twin-arginine translocase TatA/TatE family subunit: MFGIGGGELVFILFIVLMLFGSDKVPEIARTMGKAMAQLKNATNDIKSEIQKGAEANGLDTKSLNSITGNINAQIDEAKSNILGDSGNLLGDTATEIDKVKEDIDSLSGPIKRQM
- a CDS encoding phosphatase PAP2 family protein translates to MLEKIQELDTNLFVYLNGLGSETYDKLWLIITSQLNWTPLFLLMFYLIYKKIGGKQTLYLLLFIAVLIAFTDQTCNLFKHTFQRLRPCNNPELKSIIRIVQVRTSYSFFSGHAANTMAVATFLFLVLKSRFKYLGFIFLWPLIFAYSRIYLGLHYPGDILAGYFFGALFGSLVYLLYRKLKPQYFPG
- a CDS encoding phytanoyl-CoA dioxygenase family protein, which encodes MKYIAKINSQGFSIINNVFTENEIENLISIIENATKNDSENATFRKSQDLFAIRQFHKEIPETLDFIFNQNLKEIIKSNFGKGYFITKSIYFDKPEKSNWFVSYHQDLTISVNQKIEAENFENWTVKQNQFAVQPPTEVLENNFTIRIHIDKTTKENGALKVINNSHSKGILRIENLDFENKKETICEVEKGGIMIMKPLLFHASNKTTNNERRRVIHIEFSREQLPIGLEWSEKTILN